The Christiangramia flava JLT2011 genome has a segment encoding these proteins:
- a CDS encoding restriction endonuclease subunit S, producing MKEEGKKNNNVPNLRFPEFKEEWVRTRLGDIAVFKKGKGISKNDISIEGKTDCIRYGELYTYYDEVIEDVISTTNLNPDNLILSEENDIIIPSSGESSIEIAKASCVQKSGVALGGDLNIIKTNSYGNFLAYYLNNKKKNNIGRIAQGSSVVHLYAKQLSKLNIALPTINEQYKIGSFLNLIEKRIKAQIKIIENLESLMKGLGKKIFSQKLRFHNVDGNRCNDWKKVKLEDVLEIGSGRDYKHLKEGNIPVFGTGGFMTSVEGFLYEGESVGIGRKGTIDKPVFLKGKFWTVDTLFYTHSFKQVFPKFIYYLFLQINWKKYNEATGVPSLSKSTIEKIKIKTPCLAEQTKILKFLSSFDEKIKSEKYLLQQYKKQKQYLLQNMFI from the coding sequence ATGAAGGAAGAAGGTAAAAAAAACAATAATGTTCCAAATTTGAGATTTCCTGAGTTTAAGGAGGAATGGGTGAGAACACGTTTGGGTGATATAGCTGTATTTAAAAAAGGTAAAGGAATCTCAAAAAATGATATTTCTATAGAGGGTAAAACAGATTGTATTCGGTATGGTGAACTTTATACATATTATGATGAGGTAATTGAAGATGTTATTTCGACTACTAATTTGAATCCAGATAATTTAATACTTAGCGAGGAAAATGATATAATCATTCCTTCCTCCGGTGAGTCTTCTATTGAAATTGCAAAAGCTTCTTGTGTCCAAAAATCGGGTGTCGCGCTAGGAGGAGACCTAAATATTATAAAAACAAATAGTTATGGAAATTTTTTGGCGTATTACTTAAATAATAAAAAAAAGAATAATATAGGTAGAATTGCACAAGGTTCTTCTGTTGTTCATTTATATGCAAAACAGCTCTCCAAATTAAATATTGCTTTGCCTACAATAAATGAACAATATAAGATAGGCTCATTTTTGAATTTAATTGAGAAAAGGATAAAAGCCCAAATCAAAATAATTGAAAATTTAGAATCCTTAATGAAAGGTCTAGGAAAAAAGATTTTTAGCCAAAAGCTACGCTTTCATAATGTTGATGGGAATAGATGCAATGATTGGAAAAAAGTAAAACTGGAGGATGTTTTGGAAATCGGTAGCGGCAGGGATTATAAACATTTAAAGGAAGGTAATATCCCTGTATTTGGTACAGGAGGTTTTATGACTTCAGTTGAGGGATTTTTATATGAGGGAGAAAGTGTAGGTATTGGACGAAAAGGTACTATTGACAAACCTGTTTTCTTGAAAGGTAAATTCTGGACTGTTGACACTCTGTTTTATACCCATTCATTTAAACAAGTATTTCCTAAATTCATTTATTATCTTTTCCTTCAAATAAATTGGAAAAAATACAATGAAGCTACGGGTGTACCAAGTTTATCAAAGAGTACAATTGAAAAGATAAAAATAAAAACTCCATGTTTGGCCGAACAAACTAAAATTTTAAAATTTCTTTCTTCTTTCGATGAAAAAATTAAATCAGAAAAATACTTATTACAACAGTACAAGAAACAAAAGCAATACTTGCTTCAAAACATGTTTATATAA
- a CDS encoding helix-turn-helix domain-containing protein — MYQQIIEIACGNFMFRQESSGRRDPIDTLGVLLNMMSEEIYNFCFEAHKEAEQPEILFTIFLDDKFNVTSYTNLTPNILKWEQEKYDKPVSKILSKNSITVIMDELNSDKGGLYQRFIPVDFITEDLTLYRCPCIIQRMSGIDATGSYAITAFRFVKENDSEKKLITSYPESKSEKKESAATKMLLRKVRLYVLRNLHTDLPSLKELGLIHRTNKTKLKEGFKKMYGTTIHRFHMEKRLEKGALLIRTTEMPVSIIAQKCGFKDHSHFSKNFRKQFGQTPSQYRRENHRSFS, encoded by the coding sequence TTGTATCAGCAAATTATTGAAATTGCCTGTGGGAATTTTATGTTTCGTCAGGAATCATCAGGTCGGAGAGATCCTATCGATACCTTGGGAGTTCTATTGAATATGATGTCTGAAGAAATATATAATTTCTGTTTTGAAGCACATAAAGAAGCTGAACAACCGGAAATACTTTTTACTATATTCCTGGATGACAAGTTCAATGTAACATCCTATACCAACCTAACCCCTAACATTTTGAAATGGGAACAGGAAAAATATGATAAGCCGGTTTCTAAGATCCTTTCGAAGAATTCAATAACGGTTATAATGGATGAACTCAATTCCGATAAAGGAGGATTATATCAGCGATTTATTCCTGTCGATTTTATAACTGAAGATCTTACACTATATAGATGCCCTTGCATTATTCAGAGGATGTCTGGGATAGACGCTACCGGTTCGTATGCTATTACTGCTTTTCGCTTTGTGAAAGAGAACGATTCTGAGAAAAAATTAATCACGTCATATCCAGAATCAAAATCAGAAAAGAAGGAAAGTGCTGCCACTAAAATGCTACTCAGGAAGGTACGCCTCTATGTACTTAGGAATCTTCATACCGATCTACCTTCGCTCAAAGAATTAGGTTTAATTCATCGAACCAACAAAACCAAATTGAAAGAAGGTTTCAAAAAAATGTATGGTACTACCATTCATCGCTTTCATATGGAAAAAAGGCTCGAAAAGGGAGCCCTTTTGATTAGAACTACAGAAATGCCGGTTTCTATCATTGCTCAAAAATGCGGTTTTAAGGATCATTCTCATTTTTCTAAGAATTTCCGTAAACAATTTGGGCAGACACCTTCGCAATATAGAAGAGAAAATCACCGCTCATTTTCATAA
- a CDS encoding type I restriction-modification system subunit M translates to MSEDQKKLLETQLWNIANELRGKMDADEFRDYILGFIFYKYLSEKQHIYANKLLETERIKEYTLITSEEDLDFIKEESVLKLGYFLRPEELFTAIATKGNADKEVQDNFILEDLQSILNNIEQSTMGTESEEDFNKLFEDLDLSSTKLGRSVEARNNLIAKVLGHLDEIDFNLEDADSDILGNAYEYLIGQFASGAGKKAGEFYTPQQVSKILAKLVTSDKKRLKSVYDPTCGSGSLLLRVAKEVKVDDFYGQELNRTTYNLARMNMILHDVHYRHFDLQQEDTLRDPQHLNERFEAIVANPPFSAKWPGKKNPLFENDERFSQYGKLAPSSKADFAFVQHMIYQLSENGTIACVLPHGVLFRGSAEGTIRKYLIEKLNYLDAVIGLPANIFYGTSIPTCILVISKCRVNDDNILFIDASESYEKDGNKNKLTETHIEKIVDTYRKRQTIDKFSYVAPLEEIQENDFNLNIPRYVDTFEEEEPVDINAVMKEIKSLEAQRTELDKEIEGYFQELGINF, encoded by the coding sequence ATGTCTGAAGATCAAAAAAAACTTCTCGAAACACAGCTGTGGAATATTGCTAATGAATTAAGAGGGAAGATGGATGCCGATGAATTTAGAGATTATATTCTAGGTTTTATTTTTTATAAGTACCTGTCAGAGAAACAGCATATATACGCGAATAAATTGCTGGAAACCGAGCGTATAAAGGAATATACACTTATCACGAGTGAGGAGGATTTGGATTTTATTAAGGAAGAATCTGTTCTCAAATTAGGTTATTTTCTACGTCCAGAGGAATTATTCACTGCAATAGCCACCAAAGGGAATGCTGATAAAGAAGTTCAGGATAACTTTATTCTCGAAGATCTTCAAAGTATTCTCAACAATATAGAACAGAGTACGATGGGAACTGAAAGTGAAGAAGATTTTAATAAGCTATTCGAAGATCTAGATCTTAGTAGCACTAAATTAGGTCGTTCTGTTGAGGCAAGGAATAATCTAATTGCAAAAGTGCTGGGGCATCTGGATGAAATCGATTTTAATCTTGAAGATGCAGATAGTGATATTCTTGGTAATGCCTATGAATATTTAATCGGGCAATTCGCCAGTGGAGCGGGTAAAAAGGCTGGTGAATTTTACACTCCGCAGCAGGTTTCGAAAATACTTGCGAAGCTTGTTACTAGTGATAAAAAAAGATTGAAAAGTGTATATGATCCTACATGCGGATCAGGGTCATTATTATTACGGGTAGCGAAGGAAGTTAAGGTAGATGATTTCTATGGACAGGAACTTAATCGGACTACTTATAATTTAGCCCGAATGAATATGATTCTTCATGATGTTCATTATCGTCATTTCGATTTACAGCAAGAAGATACATTGAGAGATCCACAACACTTAAACGAACGATTTGAAGCCATTGTAGCTAATCCTCCCTTTTCTGCAAAATGGCCCGGAAAGAAAAATCCTTTATTTGAAAATGATGAACGTTTTAGCCAGTATGGCAAGTTAGCGCCAAGTAGTAAGGCTGACTTTGCATTCGTGCAGCATATGATCTATCAACTTTCGGAAAATGGAACTATAGCCTGTGTTCTACCTCATGGTGTACTTTTCAGAGGATCTGCTGAAGGAACAATTAGGAAATATCTGATTGAAAAACTGAATTACCTTGATGCAGTTATCGGTTTGCCAGCTAATATATTTTACGGAACCAGTATTCCTACTTGTATTTTGGTTATTAGTAAGTGTCGAGTTAATGATGATAACATTTTATTTATCGATGCATCCGAGAGCTATGAAAAAGATGGGAATAAAAATAAACTTACTGAAACCCATATAGAGAAAATAGTCGATACTTATCGAAAACGCCAAACTATAGATAAATTTAGCTATGTAGCTCCTCTGGAAGAAATACAAGAAAATGATTTCAATTTAAATATTCCTCGTTATGTTGACACATTTGAGGAAGAAGAACCTGTAGATATTAATGCTGTAATGAAGGAAATAAAAAGTCTGGAAGCTCAGAGAACAGAATTGGATAAGGAGATTGAGGGGTATTTTCAGGAACTAGGTATAAATTTTTAG
- a CDS encoding restriction endonuclease subunit S — translation MRFPEYEDDWQEKKVIDIAPLQRGFDLPTKKVEKGKYPVVYSNGILRHHKKSKVKAPGIVTGRSGTIGKVTYVERDYWPHNTSLWVTDFKNNYPKFIYFFYLNLHLERYNAGSTVPTLNRNDVHSLKKRIPKFIEQQKISSFLTAIEKRIETQNKIIKDLTVLKNSLSKKLYKQKMKFPEFKNDWKFFKLGEMGKFFSGGTPLTSKKNYYEGNIPFIKSGEINAEKTEQFISNEGLKNSSAKMVEPGDLIFALYGATSGEVGISKFKGAINQAILCIKTNIDNGFLLYYLRTNKNRILKTYLQGGQGNLSAQIIKSLKVPVPSKEEQQKTASLLSSLDRKIELENKILEQYILQKKYFLQHLFI, via the coding sequence TTGAGATTTCCAGAGTATGAGGATGACTGGCAGGAGAAAAAAGTTATCGATATAGCTCCTTTACAAAGGGGTTTCGATTTACCAACAAAAAAAGTAGAGAAGGGAAAATATCCCGTGGTTTATTCAAATGGTATTTTAAGGCACCATAAAAAATCAAAAGTAAAAGCACCTGGAATCGTAACCGGACGTTCGGGTACTATTGGAAAGGTCACATACGTGGAAAGGGATTATTGGCCACATAATACATCTCTCTGGGTAACAGACTTCAAAAATAATTATCCTAAATTTATTTACTTTTTCTATTTGAACCTTCACTTGGAGCGATACAACGCAGGCTCAACTGTTCCCACATTAAATAGGAATGATGTCCACTCATTAAAAAAAAGAATTCCAAAATTTATAGAACAACAAAAAATCTCTTCTTTTCTCACAGCTATAGAGAAACGTATTGAAACCCAAAACAAAATAATTAAGGACTTAACCGTATTAAAAAATTCATTAAGCAAGAAGTTATATAAACAAAAAATGAAATTTCCTGAATTTAAAAACGACTGGAAATTTTTTAAACTGGGAGAAATGGGAAAATTTTTCTCGGGAGGAACTCCTCTAACATCGAAGAAAAATTACTATGAAGGGAATATTCCCTTCATAAAATCTGGAGAAATTAATGCCGAGAAAACGGAACAATTTATTTCTAATGAAGGATTGAAAAATTCTTCAGCAAAAATGGTGGAACCTGGAGATTTAATTTTTGCCTTATATGGAGCTACTAGTGGAGAAGTGGGAATTTCCAAGTTTAAAGGAGCTATAAACCAAGCCATTCTTTGCATTAAGACAAATATAGATAATGGTTTCTTACTTTACTATCTACGAACGAATAAGAATCGGATTCTAAAAACCTACCTGCAAGGAGGTCAAGGAAACTTATCTGCTCAAATAATTAAATCATTGAAAGTTCCTGTTCCTAGTAAGGAAGAACAGCAAAAAACCGCCTCTTTATTATCTTCTCTTGACAGAAAAATTGAACTCGAAAATAAAATCTTGGAACAATATATTTTACAAAAAAAATATTTTCTACAGCACCTATTTATATAA